A region of Streptomyces sp. NBC_01267 DNA encodes the following proteins:
- a CDS encoding Crp/Fnr family transcriptional regulator, with product MDDVLRRAPLFAALDDEQAAELRASMSEVTLARGDALFHEGDPGDRLYVVTEGKVKLHRTSPDGRENMLAVLGPGELIGELSLFDPGPRTATASALTEVKLLGLGHGDLQPWLNVRPEVATALLRAVARRLRKTNDQMSDLVFSDVPGRVARALLDLSRRFGVQSEEGIHVVHDLTQEELAQLVGASRETVNKALADFAGRGWLRLEARAVILLDVERLAKRSR from the coding sequence GTGGACGACGTTCTGCGGCGCGCCCCGCTCTTCGCGGCGCTCGATGACGAGCAGGCCGCTGAGCTGCGCGCCTCGATGAGTGAGGTGACGCTCGCCCGTGGCGACGCCCTCTTCCACGAGGGCGACCCCGGCGACCGCCTCTATGTGGTCACCGAGGGCAAGGTGAAGCTGCACCGCACCTCCCCCGACGGCCGCGAGAACATGCTGGCGGTGCTCGGCCCCGGCGAGCTCATCGGAGAGCTGTCCCTCTTCGACCCGGGCCCCCGTACGGCCACGGCGTCCGCGCTCACCGAGGTGAAGCTCCTCGGTCTGGGCCACGGCGACCTCCAGCCCTGGCTGAACGTCCGCCCCGAGGTGGCCACGGCCCTGCTGCGTGCCGTCGCCCGCCGCCTGCGCAAGACCAACGACCAGATGTCCGACCTGGTCTTCTCGGACGTACCCGGCCGGGTCGCCCGTGCGCTCCTCGACCTGTCGCGCCGCTTCGGTGTGCAGTCGGAGGAGGGCATCCACGTCGTTCACGACCTCACCCAGGAGGAGCTGGCCCAGCTGGTCGGCGCCTCCCGCGAGACGGTCAACAAGGCCCTGGCGGACTTCGCGGGACGCGGCTGGCTGCGCCTGGAGGCCCGTGCGGTGATCCTGCTGGACGTGGAGCGCCTCGCCAAGCGGTCCCGCTAG